GACTATCTTGGCAGTTTTAGTTACAACATGACCAAGGAGATCTTCAatagtgaccttgacctcctGACCAGGGTTACTGACGCTCAGTGGAAAAGACCGTACTTCCGGTTCAATCTCGTCTGTCAGCTGCTTCCCGTTCAGTTCCACGGTGTATCGGAACTGCGGCGTTGAGGACTCCGGAACCTTCCACTGGACAAGGTGCGGCTTCGCCTCCGTGATCTCAAACTCTATAGCGGGATCTAACGGAGCTGGCGGGAGGGTGATCTTGAAATCTCCTTCGGTTCCCAGTCCGGTTGCTGGATGGATGTTTTCCCCTGTTTCCATGAAAAAGTAGCCGTAACCGACTCCGGCGTTGTAGTTGTTTTCCCAATCCTTGACCCGATAGCCCTGGTTGACGTGTAGATGGGCAGTGTCCAGTGGGCGCCATGTCTTGTCTGTCCCTCGCTTGTAGCCGTGGCCGAGATGGAACTTCCGGTCGGGTCTTCCACTTCCATAGAAATCCTCTAGGAAGCTGTCAGTAGTGGTGTGGAAGGTAATGTCTTTCACTGGATAGTCGAAGGTGACCAAATGGGTCCACACctgaagagaatgagtgagtgatatgagttggaacagtatttcagttgtttCAGCGCGTGTCAGCTTGAATGTCCCACGTTCCCAGAGAACATGGCTATGATATGCATGGCGGAATCAGACCAACGAATAATTACTTTCAGGCaaatgtaagtgatgcaagttTTATCAGAGACTTTCCTGGCGTTAGGCAGCTTGGACATCTGTATCCCTTTgatatgtcagtgagtgagtttcatgcTGTAGCATTATTAACAAAGTCAAGGGATACCCACGATAAGTGTGTCCTTTATTCCTTTAaaatgagtgatttatgttactttaagcaatattccaaagaAAATAGCTATCACTCGTAAATAATGAATTACTTAAATcaatatgcttgcaaaatgggAAACCAAGCGTCGTTTACTCATGCTACAaactatgtgagtgagtgagtgagtgagtgagtgagtaaatcgTATTTCAGTTATACGTGGCTCGACAACCAAAAGATGTAGACATCTCATCTATTCCACATTGAATGAAATCTTCGTGCACAGGCTTGATCTTTGCAAACCAAGAATAATCAGGGCAACTCGCGAATTCGAAACCCTATCGATTATGTCCAAATGCTTATCAGAAACCGATGCCTGTACTCCATATGTCGGGGTGTCAGTTGACTGTGGCGCTAGTTTCACGTCATAATTCTGGATGATTTGTACCACTATACCACTAAACATCGTACCAGTACCTCGGATTCGAACTACGGAAATCAGACCTTGTGCAACCATATCTCAGAAATAGTACATGTATTTAGTTATAACCTGTTAAACATCACCATGGTTCCATTGATATGCATGGTGCCGTCATCATTCAAGACAGACATTCAGTACATACAgagcacagtgtgtgaagccgatttctagcgtccctcgctgtgatattgcttgaacacTGTTAAAGGCgccgtaaaactcactcactcactcacatggtgTAGAAAATACGAACGTTCTAGCGTACCTTCGATGCTTGATTGTGGACCCAAAATCCAAAAcgggtgtgtcccccatgtTGCCAGACTCTGGTGGCCAGGGTGTACCAGTAGTTGGGCGCCCACCCCAGGGAGTGGTTGCCCATGTGGATCCCCTTCCCCTCGGTCCCGAAGTAAGACACCTTAGTCCAGAGTCCCGTGTAGGACGCAGTGCTGGCAGGCAGGGTGGTGTCCTTAGGGTCCCAGATAGAGTAGATGTAGGACTTGTCGCCGTTGCCATGGTCCTGGATCCCTAGGTAGCCTTGGCCGTCAGCAAAGCTGTTCCACTGTAGACCACAGTAGTAGGTGTTGGCATGTGCACCGTCATCAGGGACATACACGTCCTAGAAAAGggataatgtgagtgagtgaatattgttttacgccgcttttagcaatagccAAGCAACATGACGACATGGAATGTCATCGACGGGTTTACCAGGGACATAGACGTCCTTGTAAAAGgaaaatgtgaatgtgtgaatataattttacgccgcctttcGTCATAGTCAAGCAACATGACGACATGGGACGCCATCGAGTTGTACCcttatagggaatcgaacccgaacgcaagtgaagatccgggttagaaatagTTTTGAGCAATCTATGCTTATCGTGaaaggagactaacgggattagGCGCTTGTTGACTTGCTTGTCATGTGTCATCCCATTCCGATGACCATGCTCGATGCTTTTCCCAGGTCGCCACAATAGATggtgcgttaaacaacacacaaacaaacgaGCGAATCTGTGTCTTCGACCAAACAACTCAAAATGATGACGTTATGGCATATTGTGCTAACACGTCAAACTGTATTACTTTgaggggcatttagaagtttagGGGTGCTAGTAAATTACATATAATGACATGGCGGCTATAATTATGATTAAGAGCGCCATTGCTATGTACCctttttaaatcatgcaagtgatgaatatttcttgaaaacagGCATACATGCAAGTATGCCGAAGTGGTTTACAGTTGATTTGATTAGGGTGtggttagttggttggtttgttgttttccgccgcactcagcaatattccagctatatggtggcggtctgtaaataatcgagtcagtcTGGTGATCATAACAAAATCGTTCTACGCattttgggatacgatgatatgtgacAACTAAGatagtgagtctgaccatacgatcatgttagtcgcttcttacgacaagcttgggttactgaagactaattatTCTTGATGTGGTGACAATAAACTGGACACAATGCTTAGATCTGTGGTAACAAACAAACGAATAATCAAGCAAACAATATTTACCTGCAAGAGAATATCGCCTGGGAAATTATCACGGAAGTGAAAATGAATGGCCGGAGACCTGGTTGTGTTATCTGTCATTTTGTCCACTCAATGTCCACGACTGTGCTCAGACCACAGCCGACAAGGGATAAACACGTCTCACATCTAACATGCAAACAAAGCCGACGAGCTGACGACAAATATACACTCCAAAGCTGTTGATAATTTTACTTATCACAAAaccaaatatattaaaagtaCTAATGAACTACTATCATGCTAATTCAGAAGATATAAATACATGCTTACCGATAACGAACCATGAGTGCTGATGTCAGTGTATAGTAATAAGCCCGATAAGGTGGTCATTGATACCATGTTTAGACAGGGCTTATGGCTTTGACGTGACAGATGACACAATGTACCGTTAGGATAGATACATTACATGTTTAGGCCCAGCCACTCGTTGTGTCTATGTACAGATTTATGCATATAATGATATGCAGTTAAAGTTGAATTGTAGGTTATACATTATCATTGCTCAGTCTCATTCAGAGGTAGTCAGAGACATATGatggtgggttcgaatcccgatctCATTAAATTGAGCACTGCGTGAGAACACCCGTGTTCGTGCGTTACGTGGTAAATAGATGAACGTTTAATCTCTGCAAATATATGTCTGAGATATAACGAGCtctttttaaattgaaaaggcgCCGCAATGAGAAGGGAAGTTCAGAACCCGAGGAAATCTACGATCATTGCTTCATTTACGAGCTCGCAGTCCATTTGCCTTATAGGTAGTATTTGATGGAACGGCAAATCACACGGTTCAAGTAATGTTAGACAGATTACTTTTGTACTTGGCTTACACGCATTAATGTAAACTAAAGTACTCTTCAAAGTGTCATTCAGCCTTGGTCAATGAAGTTGGTGAGTTAGACCAGGGATTCAAGCGTTGTCGCAACAAATGGACAATGACGGTTCTGAACCATACAAGAGTAAACTGTATGAAGCTAAATACAGGCTACAACAGTTAATAACACGACTgagaaacaaaatcatatatgtatgcataATCCGAGAAATTTCATGTGCAATCACCTAGTGAATACTAGTTGATAGAAATGATCGCCTTTGGACATTTGAGGGTGGATACTTTACTAACTGATACAAGATGCTAGTACGTATGATTATCGTCTCTCGTGAAGGTGTTTTGGTAGAAGTGTTGATAAGGCTTGCTTTCTTCACGGAAACTGAGCTCGATTCTCATCTGTCTGTCGTCATACGGCTGCATCATTCTTCTAGTGCTGTAACAATTTATATATTACAGTACATAAATGCAGCAAAGGGATTTAGAGTGATCCAGACAGGTTGATCAGGCTCCATGTAGATCCCGTGGCCCTTCTACACACTGATCCCAAACAGCGACTGGAACGCTTCCTATTAAGAGGTGCCTAGTTGGTCCACCAAGAACATTTCAGAGGATGTAACGGCATCCTCCGCACTGCAGCCTCTACataactcagattgtcagttttgTTCCGGACATCAAACCCTGGGAGTATCCCAGAGTCAGTAAACAGATTGGGAGGTTGCAGTACCAAGAGACATGTAAGACACCTTGGTAGTTATGATGGATGTCTGACGTTTTGTAAGCGAGGTATGCATGTTTGTCATGTGTTTCCTAATTCTTGTCAGTCACATGAATGTCATAAGGGACATAGAATTTAGTGAAATATGTCACGCAAGTACATGGGACGTAAGAAGCTGGTTCGTTTGTgcttaacgctgcactcagcaatattccacgtatgtggcggcggtctgtaaataactggaccagattatccagagatcaacaatatgagcatcgatccaccaAGACGGCGACCCTGACAGTGTCTAAAGTACTTTCTAAATTGTTAGTCAATCGATCTAGCTATGCGTGAAAGTTACTTGCTCACAGAATCATTCATTAGTCTAAAATCTGACGCggatttcatcattaagctgttatgatgattatttttatcaggtcataatcttgcatgatttaaaagtttaTTTTAACTTAGCAAGTCTGAGAGAgtgattcatttacaaaattaccCAGTAAAAATTCACTAGTCGGCAGGGCCAAGGACTGTGGATATTTCCTGGCCAAACTGGATTTCTACTATCCATTGGCTAGCGGGCCAGTGGTTGTTTTGCACACTcgaccctgaccaccctatcccgttagtcgcctcctactaCAAGCCTGGCTTGCCGAGGACCAGTGCTGAGCATCCACTGGCAATGTGTTGACTGTCTCATTAAATTCGTTGCATAACTTATATTTCATACCCATATGTACTTATATACAcagttaaatatatatgtaaacgtCCTTGACATTACTTGCATAACGTCGACACCAATACACAATTTTCCAGTCACAACATGACCTGTGGAGGGAACGCTGTATGCTATCCTGGTGTTATGTGATAGCCATACATTTGGGCATGATATCAGCTTTGATGAGTGCGTCAGTCCGACACATTTCACGTCAGCAGCAAATATGTTGAGATGACCATGTGACATTCACCCGACACCGTGATGCTCCTTCACCTGTATCTCCAGATAACTGGTGCACACGGTTCGAATGCGTATCAGCTTACTTTAAGTACTTGTGCgatgggtagtctagtggtcaaagcgttcgctcatcacccCAAAGATCCAGTTCGATTattacaacgtgtgaagcccattttgggtgtcccccgccgcgatattgGTGGAAGATTGTTAAAGCTGGCGTTACATTAATCTCACACGCTtacctatttcagtgttttgttcgaTTAATGGTTTACTTactgaaaacatgtatttcacaatttattcaaatttgaaCTAAATGGGTTTTTCATTCAGTTAAATTCAGCTACATTTCTTTTGTGTCTTTGCGAGatacatatttgtatttgttttgttggcAAATCAAGACAATTGGCAAATCAATTATCTAAAACGACTAATGCTTATGGACGTAGGAATAAATGTCTTATTTCATATACATCAATACTTCAAAAGTGGGCACATTGCTCCGTCAAACGCCGAGATATACAGAAGCTTCAAACACTTATACACTGATGCTTCAAACACTTATATACCTCGACTGCTTAAATAGAGGATATTTTGTTAAGGTTGTCAAATAACATGTATGTTTCATCGAGTGGTCTGACAAAACTGATATGTTCACGAGTGGCGCAGCATATCAGCTTTGTCAGACCacgagaaaaaaatataataaaaaatattagataaaaataaaaataaaaataaaatatataaaataaaaatataataaacaccAATACTTTAAATGCATGTTCTCGATAGTTAAAGCGCCAAGACATTGTTACCTGAAATGAATATTCATGGACtcaacaccaacaaacatatacttcaaagtctcaatctttGATACTCCTGTGAGATGTGGATCCAAGCCGATGTTTTGGCAGTTAATTGACAAGTGACAGGTTGGTCGTTATGCAACATGAAGACAGTTTGCGACCTTAAATCTCATGCTGTTTCAGAGTACGCCAAGGTAACCAACCATATGAGAGCCTGCCTATaagtaggtcttcagcaaccgatgtttgtcgtaagaggcgactatcgggattggataatcaggctcgctgacttcgctCATACATGTCATCTtaacccagttgcgtagatcgatgctcatgctgttgatcactagaatgtctggtccagactggatgtgtagctggattattgctgaatgtgacatAAACCAACAAACTAACCAAACATCTAAGAAGGTTCTTTGGGTGGCGCCGTAAACTTCAGAGAACGGCATAGAGAGCCAACATATACCTACTTATTCAAGCATTTGAAGTACAATGTGCGAAGGATGCTCATTCTGTCTTTGGAATAGGTGGGGCTGTAGGGTAGTCTAGAAGTCACGCCAAAGATCAGTGGTCCAGTTTCACAGGATTGTGAATTATTGTGCATCTGAGTCACCTGTCAAAAGCGGCATCTGCCccatccagcaagttgtcaacactggtatAAGATCTCAGTCCCACCCATGGCTTGTAcagttatcatcagctctacaaaccagcacattgtctaaaccggattattatTTCAGCTCCAATGAGTGcggtttagacagcttacaCTGTACTTATCGTGCCGATTTCGATTTCGCTCCGTGTCAGTTATGTCCGGTATTTTAGTCGTTTCAATATCGCGGTTTTAACTGATAATAATTCATACAGCAAATTAACGTGGCATTGCATGTACTTGATGCTTTCGCATTATAAGTGcatattgctgtaatactgTTAAAAAGAATGCTTTTTTATTATTTCTACTATGTTTGGCTGACTGCTGTTTTACGCCGGACTCGTAGTCCAAATTAGCGACAGAGACAGCTAATTGAATAGGTACTGTTTGTTAAGTTGTCTGTTGGTTTGAAAGTCAATAACGGTTATTAGCGGTTATGAATGTTAATTCATGAGCATTTAAATAGGACTAGTGTGTCCAGGATAATATTGTAAGTTGATGTGCATGTGTCCATGTTTTCACTTAGCAAACGGTGAACCAACGGTCACTGGATTCCATCACATCAAAGGGTGGTAAGTCTACAGGGCGTGTCACACACCAAACAAACCAGTAACAATAAGGACAATATGGGTAAGAATAAAGACAATATGGATAAACACAGCGACTCTCCTCTAATCAAGACACCGGGAGAGTAAACATGCCACCTTCTTTTTATATACACAAATTTATTTCCTCATTTTATGACTAACACACGCTGTTTTGCacaacatacatgatacatctaCGGTGACAGAATCGAGACCAGAATAAATGATAGTGTGGTAAAATATTTCGTCCATCTGAAATAAtacaatgttgtttttaaaACTGCATAGGGATAGAACAGTTGCAATAATTACATTTGGACAATATCTGATAGGGTGATGAAAAAAAATACGGTGAATGATAATTTGAAGGGTACTTTGGTTGCTCATTATTGACGTATACATAAGAAGTAAGGTAATAAGTAAAAACCCTAATATCCCTTACGAAATACAGTACAATAAAGGTTGAGACAAGACAAGCGAACGTAAGTTAGTAATCCCTAAAATCCCTTAAGCATATACTAACTGAACAGTGTATCTAGCACACAGAAGTGCTGCTTCATCTCGCCTCTGATATATTAATATTGACGTTGTGTGTTTCTTGAAACACCCATCTAGGTGCTGTTGTTGGTCTCCCAGTTTACCGTTTGCTTTGTTAATGTCTACATACCTATAGCTGAACATATCAAGTAGCTGAACTGTCTGAATGGCCACAATTGAACCTATCAAGCGCACGATCCTCACGTGGGCATCCCGTAATAGTATTAGTTCGATTTGATTTGATAGAGATGTTATAGATACTTTCAAGGACGGTTTTGTTATGGACATGTTTCAATAACTGTATAAATAACGTAACTAAATCAACCGgttgacaataataaatacatgaCCCTCATTGATGAAACCATGACTTCTTTACGGTAAACGTTTAGTGACAGGATCTCGTCATTGTATATTGAGGTAGCCAAATAACAGTGGTGAAACTATCAATCAGTTTCgttaacaaaaacacaacactCTCATTCACGTAACCCTGAAAAAATTTAACGAGTAACATAAAAATCAAGGAGTAACATTATTTCTTCACTAAAATACAAACGTCTATTTTCCACTATACAGTGGAAATACAACTTGTTTCATCTCTGTTCATGGTTGATGTCTTTGTCCGTATTGTGATATTGCAAAAGGCCGGGCAAATCTTCCATCTCGCCTTCACTTAACTTATCACTTTTGACATAGACACGGTCTCGCCAAAAAGATCCTCCAGGGTCACCGTGACCTTGTTCCCCTGTACCTGATTCATGTTAATACTCCTCTTCTCCGGGTCGATCCCAGAGGCGACATGTTTACCATCAACGTTGACGGTGTAGCTGAACTGCGGCGTTGACGTTTCAGGGACGTGCCACTCCACCACGTCATGCGTAGCCTTGCTGATGTTGAACGTGATTGCCGGCTTGGTAGGCTTTGGTGGCATGGCGGTTGCTAGTTTGAAGCTGTGGCGGATCCCTACCCCTGGGTCAGGGTGGACGGATTGGCCCAGCTCTAGGAAGAAATAGTCAGCCTTAGTTCCGGCGTTGTAGTTGTGGTTCCAGTGTGCCGTCTGGGCTCCCTGGTTGACGGAGAAGTTGGCCTGGGTAAAAGGGATCCATGTCTTGTCCAGACGTCGCTTGTATCCATGACCATAGTGGACCTGTCTCAGCAGACTTCCATCACTTCTAGCAGAGTAGTTCTCCATGAAGGAAGAAGTGCTGCTCATGAACGTGACATTTGCAATCGGGTAGTCGAAGGATACCAGATGGGTCCAGATATTGCTAGCCTGGTTTTGTACCCAGAAGCCAAAGTGACTGTGTTTGCCAATGTCCCACCGCCGTACCGCCAGTGTGAACCACACATCGGGGTCCCACCCTAAACTGGTGTTGTCGGAATGGAGTCCACTTCCTTCATGGCCAAAGTAGTGGTTTTTGGTCCAAAGGCCCTGGTAGGAGGCGATGATCTTCTCCGTGGTTGTCGTCTTTGGGTCCCACATGGAGAAGATGTAGGTCCTCCCTCTGGGCCCGTGGTCCTGGATGCCACAGTATCCCCCTCCATCACGACCACCGTTCCAGTTCAGGGCACTGTAATAGGTGTCAACCTTGGAACCTGCAAAGAGGGAACTCCGTAGAGTGAGTGGatgtaattttacgccgcactcttcaatattccagctatatggtggcgatcagtaaataaacgagtctggaccagacagtgcaatgatcaacagcatgagcatcgacctgcgcaacttagaaccaatgacatgtgtcagtcacgtCAGCGATCGTGACCACCCTATCcctgtagtcgcctcttacgagtagcatagtcgcattttgtggcaagcatgggttgctgaaggcccattctacctcggatcttcacaggtcagagAACAAAGAGATAACCATTAGACACAAACTCGATCCATGTTAATATCTATGGCACACAAAAGGTTTTCGGACACATTTCAGCTGACCTTCCATTAGCATGAAGCGTATTTATAACGCATAGCAACTTCGTTTTTATCGTATAGGAAAAAAATGAATAAGCTTTGTTCTGTAACAAACAAGAAGTTCATCCCCCAACGTCTATAATGCCGGTTACACAATCTTCTTATGTCATCCTACAAGTACTTTACAGGACACATTTTAAAGAGTGTGTTTGGGTAACTTGATGACAAAACTGTTTCTGATGACCTCCGCTTTGTTTTTGGACTGGCcataaagtggcataaaaccgtACTCATTCACATTTGTATAATCCAGATCCTTTACATTTCCAGAAAACCCTTAATTTTCTAACGTTTTGAAGCTTTTCCAGAATTGTCACTTTATGATCTTTTTACGATATCTTTTAAATTATCTACCATTTTCAACAGTCATCACAACCAGTGTCTGTTTCGATTTCATTTGTAACTAGTGTGTCAAAAACGACACGACCTGGAGGTCAAGGATGAAAAGTCTTAAAACTTTCAAATTGATTCCACATCTAGAAACATGCTATGTGAACAATCGACCGTAACTTTAGATTTAGTGGTTATATATGCTTCATGTGCAATTTTATtgacaatatttgtttcaaagctATGTATGCTAGGCATTTATGTGACGATGCTCTGTACCTACCTTCCTTGGGTACCTGGACATCGATCATGATGATGTCCCCCTGTTCGCGGTCCCCGTAGTTCAGATGCTCTGCCGGTGCTCGGTTTGTGGTCATTGCGAGTCGTCTGGAAATCAAAATATATAGACTGATGTTGTTGACTGTTTAACGCTACTCTCAccagtattctagctatattGTGGCGGTCTATAAACATTcgtgtctggacaagacaatccagtgataacagcATGAGTACATCGATCAACGCACTTAGGGTACCATGACATCCCCATGTCGTTactcgcttcttacgacaagcgtgagGTGCTGCAAAATATGcatcaatagtgagtgagtgaggtaccGAGAttcaaacagtatttcagttatgtcaTGGCAAGACAGTTTGACGTGGAGAGAAGGTAATGAGATGCAGGTGTGACGCTTCCTTCGATCGTAAACCCCACGCATTAAAACCCAACTAGCTTACTCTCAAACATGGAGAAACTGACACTTTGCTTGTTAACAACATTGCTCATGTCTAGTACAACTTAGTTTTCCAGTAAACATAAAGATTAGACGGGTTagacccacactctcagagtcaacGTCCTGGTCCATGATACGTTCACagcgctacgacattcgtaagcgtATGGTAAGCTATATAGTTACGACCAGTTGTAACtttacgaacactttgtggattggGACCCAGGCACTTAATCGGAATGACGTAGCGCTGCGAACATTCTGTGTATATGAGCCCACAAAGTCAGCGATAATAATACA
The window above is part of the Haliotis asinina isolate JCU_RB_2024 chromosome 1, JCU_Hal_asi_v2, whole genome shotgun sequence genome. Proteins encoded here:
- the LOC137284595 gene encoding uncharacterized protein, whose translation is MTTNRAPAEHLNYGDREQGDIIMIDVQVPKEGSKVDTYYSALNWNGGRDGGGYCGIQDHGPRGRTYIFSMWDPKTTTTEKIIASYQGLWTKNHYFGHEGSGLHSDNTSLGWDPDVWFTLAVRRWDIGKHSHFGFWVQNQASNIWTHLVSFDYPIANVTFMSSTSSFMENYSARSDGSLLRQVHYGHGYKRRLDKTWIPFTQANFSVNQGAQTAHWNHNYNAGTKADYFFLELGQSVHPDPGVGIRHSFKLATAMPPKPTKPAITFNISKATHDVVEWHVPETSTPQFSYTVNVDGKHVASGIDPEKRSINMNQVQGNKVTVTLEDLFGETVSMSKVIS
- the LOC137284590 gene encoding uncharacterized protein → MTDNTTRSPAIHFHFRDNFPGDILLQDVYVPDDGAHANTYYCGLQWNSFADGQGYLGIQDHGNGDKSYIYSIWDPKDTTLPASTASYTGLWTKVSYFGTEGKGIHMGNHSLGWAPNYWYTLATRVWQHGGHTRFGFWVHNQASKVWTHLVTFDYPVKDITFHTTTDSFLEDFYGSGRPDRKFHLGHGYKRGTDKTWRPLDTAHLHVNQGYRVKDWENNYNAGVGYGYFFMETGENIHPATGLGTEGDFKITLPPAPLDPAIEFEITEAKPHLVQWKVPESSTPQFRYTVELNGKQLTDEIEPEVRSFPLSVSNPGQEVKVTIEDLLGHVVTKTAKIVD